From Nitrospirota bacterium, a single genomic window includes:
- the recQ gene encoding DNA helicase RecQ, with amino-acid sequence MDDLTKQLSERFGFATFRPGQEEVIRAVLAGRDAMTVMPTGQGKSLCYQLPATILPGLTLVISPLIALMQDQVASLKQRGIKAAAFHSGLTGSEKHRVIQDLHQKRLQLLYLAPERMQHDEFLQLLRSLWVSLLVVDEAHCISQWGHDFRPDYLKIGRLRQELTNPPCLALTATATTRVQIDLCKRLSLRDPLRLVTGFRRPNLALSVRLCQSRQEKLATLERLVREREKGTILVYCATRRATEEVADWLGQSHQSVGYYHAGLSDEERQLVHHDFRRGTVRILAATNAFGMGIDKSDVRLVVHFDIPGSVEAYYQEVGRAGRDGQPAACVLLFHERDLATQEYFIQLAAKDPEGSDRAVRMRTLLQEMLGYVSISTCRQLAILDYFSDEAEKALGPCGLCDRCVAPVQQVRREASCDDAASAKAVLATVSWCGGRFGVSRIVEVLRGSRSKALLAFGGESCPTYGMCRALSKPSVTSLVKGLIESGYLQVEGAEYPTIDVTSKGQEVLQGAGAVTLNVVEERQREAPVKKLSREKAAATAALPASPVDQQLFDRLRKLRTELAEEEDVAPFVIFHDKTLKAIASHMPATPAALLEVPGIGELKAERYGRRVLAVVNGER; translated from the coding sequence GTGGACGATTTAACTAAACAACTTAGCGAACGGTTCGGCTTTGCGACGTTTCGGCCTGGCCAAGAAGAGGTCATTCGCGCCGTGCTGGCCGGGCGTGACGCCATGACGGTCATGCCCACAGGACAGGGGAAATCCCTGTGTTATCAGCTGCCTGCGACCATCTTGCCGGGGTTGACCCTGGTGATTTCTCCCCTCATTGCCCTGATGCAAGATCAGGTGGCTAGCCTAAAACAGCGAGGGATCAAAGCGGCGGCGTTTCACTCTGGCCTCACAGGCTCTGAGAAGCACCGGGTAATTCAGGATCTCCATCAGAAGCGGCTTCAGTTGCTCTATCTGGCGCCTGAACGGATGCAGCATGATGAATTTCTCCAGCTCCTGCGCAGTCTCTGGGTCTCCTTGCTGGTGGTCGATGAAGCCCATTGCATCTCCCAATGGGGGCACGATTTCAGGCCTGATTATCTCAAGATCGGCCGCCTCCGCCAGGAATTGACCAATCCTCCCTGTCTTGCCCTGACCGCCACTGCCACGACCCGCGTGCAAATCGATCTTTGCAAGCGTCTGTCCCTCCGCGATCCGCTCCGGTTGGTCACAGGCTTCCGCCGGCCCAATCTTGCCCTGTCCGTCCGTCTCTGTCAGTCCCGCCAGGAGAAGCTGGCGACGTTGGAGCGGTTGGTTCGCGAGAGGGAGAAGGGCACGATCCTGGTCTATTGCGCCACGCGTCGGGCGACCGAAGAGGTCGCGGATTGGCTGGGACAGTCTCATCAATCGGTCGGCTACTACCATGCAGGTCTCTCGGATGAGGAACGGCAGCTCGTGCATCACGACTTCCGCCGTGGGACTGTGAGGATTTTAGCTGCGACCAATGCCTTCGGCATGGGGATCGATAAGTCGGATGTCCGGCTGGTCGTCCATTTCGATATTCCTGGAAGTGTGGAGGCCTATTATCAAGAGGTCGGGCGGGCCGGCCGCGATGGACAGCCGGCGGCCTGCGTCTTGTTGTTCCATGAGCGGGATCTGGCCACGCAGGAATATTTCATTCAACTGGCGGCAAAGGACCCGGAAGGCTCAGACCGAGCAGTGCGGATGAGGACGCTACTCCAAGAGATGCTGGGGTATGTGTCCATATCGACCTGCCGGCAACTGGCGATTCTCGATTATTTCAGCGATGAAGCAGAGAAGGCCTTGGGCCCCTGCGGTCTTTGCGATCGCTGTGTGGCTCCGGTGCAACAGGTGAGGCGGGAGGCTTCCTGCGATGACGCGGCTTCCGCGAAGGCGGTCTTGGCGACCGTGTCCTGGTGCGGGGGGCGGTTCGGTGTGAGCCGTATCGTCGAGGTTCTCCGGGGCAGCCGCTCGAAAGCGTTGTTGGCCTTTGGCGGGGAAAGCTGTCCTACGTACGGAATGTGTCGTGCGCTGTCGAAGCCATCCGTGACCAGCCTAGTGAAGGGGCTGATCGAGTCAGGCTATCTTCAGGTCGAAGGGGCGGAGTATCCCACGATCGATGTGACAAGCAAAGGGCAGGAGGTCTTGCAGGGGGCCGGTGCCGTCACGCTGAACGTTGTGGAGGAGCGCCAGAGAGAGGCGCCGGTGAAGAAGCTATCCCGCGAGAAGGCTGCGGCCACGGCGGCTCTTCCAGCATCGCCGGTGGACCAACAACTGTTTGACCGGCTCCGGAAACTTCGTACGGAGCTGGCAGAGGAAGAGGATGTCGCGCCGTTTGTGATTTTTCACGACAAGACCTTGAAGGCCATCGCCAGCCACATGCCTGCGACGCCTGCTGCCCTGTTGGAAGTTCCAGGGATCGGTGAGCTGAAGGCGGAACGGTATGGCAGGCGGGTGCTGGCAGTGGTGAATGGGGAGAGATAG